The following coding sequences are from one Liolophura sinensis isolate JHLJ2023 chromosome 12, CUHK_Ljap_v2, whole genome shotgun sequence window:
- the LOC135479837 gene encoding neuromedin-U receptor 2-like, whose amino-acid sequence MDNPVATNHVLNGSMDVPELTGNTRNLSADAARLVFFVKHMELIGIPLIVTIGLTGNVLSAFIFLRQKLRKLSCSLYLAARAISDTGFLLCIFVLWLQHLRVPLIHTQGVCQVEIFLSYLCGFLSVWFIVWVTVENYYRICHPFKVSAFCTVKKAMFMIMLTSLIGCMIYSFSTWTNGIIIKNEKSYCFMIQRFEIINTALTYVDCLITLAIPSAIILLITGRIIYSIMKTYRKRGADMRKGSGQLQTKVTRMLFWVSFTFLVLNIPSHIVRLRAVVELMTKQTTDSSPTIYLIQHVLQMIYYLSFAVNFFIYISLGPSFRNTFLEIFCKPCLLNSKSKGCRMEMKTEGVSMENTAENLLSEEC is encoded by the coding sequence ATGGACAACCCAGTCGCCACAAACCATGTCCTTAACGGATCCATGGATGTGCCGGAGCTCACCGGAAATACCCGAAATCTCAGCGCCGACGCGGCACGATTGGTTTTCTTCGTGAAGCACATGGAGCTGATCGGCATACCACTGATTGTGACGATTGGTTTGACGGGAAACGTCTTATCCGCCTTCATTTTCCTCAGGCAAAAACTACGGAAGTTGTCTTGTTCTCTGTACCTGGCGGCCCGGGCGATATCGGATACCGGATTTCTGCTCTGCATTTTCGTCCTGTGGCTGCAACACTTGCGGGTTCCGCTGATACACACGCAAGGCGTCTGCCAAGTGGAGATTTTCCTGAGTTATCTTTGCGGTTTTTTGTCCGTTTGGTTCATCGTCTGGGTGACTGTGGAGAATTATTACCGAATCTGTCACCCCTTCAAAGTGTCCGCATTCTGTACCGTGAAAAAAGCAATGTTCATGATTATGCTGACTTCCCTGATTGGATGTATGATATATAGTTTTTCTACTTGGACCAACGGAATCattatcaaaaatgaaaagtccTACTGTTTTATGATACAGCGCTTTGAAATCATCAACACAGCGCTGACTTACGTGGATTGTTTAATCACCTTAGCCATACCATCCGCCATCATTTTGTTGATCACTGGACGGATCATTTACAGCATTATGAAAACTTACCGAAAGAGAGGTGCGGACATGCGTAAAGGAAGCGGGCAATTGCAAACAAAAGTAACCAGGATGTTGTTTTGGGTTTCTTTCACGTTTCTCGTTCTAAATATTCCCAGTCACATCGTCAGACTGCGAGCGGTCGTCGAATTAATGACCAAACAGACGACAGACTCGTCCCCAACCATTTACCTGATCCAACATGTTTTACAGATGATATATTACCTCAGCTTTGCTGTGAATTTCTTCATTTACATTTCACTCGGACCATCATTCCGAAACACTTTCCTTGAAATATTCTGCAAGCCGTGCCTTCTGAATTCGAAATCGAAAGGTTGCAGAATGGAAATGAAAACTGAAGGCGTGTCGATGGAAAATACAGCGGAGAATCTATTGAGCGAGGAGTGCTAA